From one Candidatus Methanoplasma termitum genomic stretch:
- a CDS encoding Fic family protein codes for MTKYIYQYDNWTDFSWENAVVSAALGEVRLLQGKILGQIHSLGFESKNERNLEMLTFSIVKSSEIEGEMLNYQQVRSSIARRLGMNTAGLVPSPRNVDGIVEMMLDATYNYKKPLTKERLFGWHAALFPTGYSTFYAITVAQYRKDEVQVVSGAIGKEKVHYEAVPAKDVNAEMDKFLLWLNDDNIVIDAIIKAAIAHFWFIIIHPFDDGNGRIARTISDMMLARSENNSERFYSLSKQIQHERSGYYEILKRSQYGSDITEWLVWFLNCLKHALQETEASIQSVLHKAEFWEKHRNTQINERQRMMINKLFDGFDGKLTSSKWAKITKTSSDTALRDIQDLIAKGILKREEAGGRSVNYTLNNDYEKKNAGRLDRPK; via the coding sequence ATGACAAAATACATCTACCAATATGATAACTGGACGGATTTCAGTTGGGAAAATGCAGTTGTCAGTGCGGCTTTGGGGGAGGTCCGTCTTCTGCAGGGAAAGATACTCGGACAGATCCATTCACTCGGTTTTGAATCAAAGAACGAAAGGAACCTTGAGATGTTGACGTTCAGTATTGTTAAATCGTCGGAGATAGAGGGCGAGATGCTGAATTATCAACAGGTGCGCTCATCCATTGCCAGACGCCTCGGGATGAACACTGCCGGGCTTGTGCCGTCGCCCAGGAATGTGGATGGCATTGTGGAGATGATGCTGGATGCCACCTACAATTACAAAAAACCCCTTACAAAAGAACGTTTGTTCGGATGGCACGCGGCACTGTTTCCGACGGGATACAGTACATTTTATGCCATCACAGTTGCACAGTACCGCAAAGATGAGGTGCAGGTGGTCTCTGGAGCGATCGGGAAAGAGAAAGTTCATTACGAAGCCGTTCCGGCAAAAGACGTAAATGCGGAAATGGACAAGTTCCTCTTGTGGCTGAATGATGATAACATCGTGATAGACGCCATAATAAAGGCAGCGATCGCACATTTTTGGTTCATAATCATCCACCCCTTCGATGACGGGAACGGCCGTATCGCACGAACGATCTCAGATATGATGCTTGCACGCAGCGAGAATAATTCGGAACGGTTTTACAGTTTATCGAAACAGATACAGCACGAGCGGAGCGGTTATTACGAAATTCTAAAAAGATCTCAATACGGCAGCGACATTACAGAGTGGCTCGTTTGGTTCTTGAATTGCTTGAAGCATGCTCTTCAAGAGACAGAAGCAAGCATTCAGAGCGTTCTGCATAAGGCTGAATTTTGGGAGAAACACAGAAACACTCAGATCAACGAGCGCCAGCGTATGATGATCAATAAGTTGTTCGACGGTTTTGATGGAAAGCTCACATCATCTAAATGGGCAAAGATCACCAAGACCTCTTCCGACACAGCCTTGCGTGACATTCAGGACCTGATAGCAAAAGGCATCTTAAAGAGAGAGGAAGCGGGCGGGCGCAGCGTGAATTACACTCTGAATAATGATTATGAGAAGAAAAATGCCGGACGGCTTGACCGCCCAAAATAA
- the gatC gene encoding Asp-tRNA(Asn)/Glu-tRNA(Gln) amidotransferase subunit GatC has protein sequence MDKETVKKVAKTAHIALSDEELERYGKDLSEILDYFKILDEAPEGEGFGVNPVEIADVLREDEPGIFYDPYELLKDMKTYENYVRGPRLL, from the coding sequence ATGGATAAAGAGACAGTGAAGAAAGTTGCGAAAACCGCACACATTGCACTGAGTGATGAAGAACTCGAGAGATACGGCAAAGACCTGAGCGAGATACTTGACTATTTCAAGATACTCGACGAGGCTCCCGAAGGAGAAGGGTTCGGTGTCAATCCGGTAGAGATCGCAGATGTCCTCAGAGAGGACGAGCCGGGCATCTTCTACGATCCATACGAACTTTTGAAAGACATGAAAACATATGAGAACTACGTCAGGGGGCCCAGGTTGCTATGA
- a CDS encoding amidase family protein, giving the protein MKDLLAKLSKLNDKYSMFTTITADKDAGDSKFLFSAKDGLTSKDMETKCGSRILEGYRPVFDATAIAKMREAGGKLIGKTNMDEFGFGSFSTNSPFGVPKNPYDLERSCGGSSGGAACAASVIEYHVALGVSTGGSVCCPASFCGVYGLVPTYGRVSRYGVIDNGNSLDKVGLLSSCPFQIAKFLPIISGKDPKDPTSCCQPELEIKGKKIKSVAVPENALDGLSKDVRSGFNASLDTLRGMGIDVEMITMPSLKYAIPAYYIIETSEASTNLASYVGMRYGRQDGDLSLKFDDYFNYFRTEYFGDETKRRIILGTYARMAGLRDRYYSKSLRVRLHIISSYKEILKEHDAVLTPTMPFVSPRFDEISNMSPVESYSADRLTVPPNLTGMPHMSVPCGYDGNGMPMGMQIVTDHWQEDRLLTFAKEWGAVFDVRRPEVPL; this is encoded by the coding sequence ATGAAGGACCTCTTGGCCAAGCTTTCGAAACTCAACGATAAGTACTCTATGTTCACCACGATCACCGCCGACAAAGATGCCGGTGATTCGAAATTCCTGTTCTCGGCAAAGGACGGCCTTACGTCCAAAGATATGGAGACGAAATGCGGTTCCAGGATCCTTGAGGGATATCGTCCCGTATTCGACGCCACCGCCATTGCTAAGATGAGAGAGGCGGGAGGAAAGCTCATCGGAAAGACCAACATGGATGAGTTCGGGTTCGGTTCGTTCAGCACCAACTCCCCCTTCGGTGTACCTAAGAATCCTTACGACCTCGAGAGATCCTGCGGAGGTTCCTCGGGAGGTGCCGCGTGCGCGGCATCCGTCATCGAATACCATGTTGCCCTCGGAGTATCGACGGGGGGCTCGGTATGCTGCCCGGCCAGTTTCTGCGGGGTGTACGGCCTTGTGCCGACGTACGGCAGGGTCTCCAGATACGGGGTCATCGACAACGGCAACTCACTGGATAAGGTCGGACTTCTTTCCTCATGTCCGTTCCAGATAGCAAAGTTCCTACCCATTATTTCGGGAAAGGATCCAAAGGATCCGACATCGTGCTGCCAGCCCGAGCTTGAGATCAAAGGAAAGAAGATCAAGTCGGTGGCGGTCCCGGAAAATGCTCTGGACGGATTAAGCAAAGACGTCCGTTCAGGCTTCAATGCATCGCTGGATACCCTAAGGGGAATGGGCATCGATGTGGAAATGATCACCATGCCTTCCCTGAAATATGCCATCCCGGCTTACTATATCATCGAGACCTCGGAAGCATCCACAAACCTTGCCAGTTACGTCGGTATGAGGTACGGCCGGCAGGACGGCGACCTTTCACTCAAGTTCGACGATTATTTCAATTACTTCAGAACAGAATACTTCGGGGACGAGACCAAGAGGCGTATAATCCTGGGAACATACGCCAGGATGGCAGGCCTCAGAGACAGATATTATTCCAAATCGCTCAGGGTCAGACTCCATATCATTTCATCCTACAAAGAGATCCTGAAGGAGCACGACGCCGTGCTTACCCCCACGATGCCGTTCGTTTCTCCCAGATTCGACGAGATATCGAACATGTCACCCGTAGAATCGTACAGCGCGGATCGCTTGACCGTGCCCCCCAATTTGACAGGCATGCCGCACATGTCCGTTCCGTGCGGATACGACGGGAACGGAATGCCGATGGGAATGCAGATCGTGACCGACCACTGGCAGGAAGATCGGCTCCTGACGTTCGCGAAGGAATGGGGTGCCGTATTTGACGTGAGACGCCCGGAGGTGCCGCTATGA
- the gatB gene encoding Asp-tRNA(Asn)/Glu-tRNA(Gln) amidotransferase subunit GatB translates to MKIGLEVHVQLPTRSKMFCSCPTTDAEAPNTHVCPTCLGMPGVKPVMNKKAVEYGIKLAKMLNCEIPEVMWFSRKTYFYPDMSKGVQITQYENTVGKKGIYYVNGGRPIHITKIQLEEDPGKTKRFGDQSSLVDYNRAGTPLTEIVTDPDFKTPAEAREFLRQLIADIRHTIDLPDDGERSIRADCNISVGVERVEVKNVSGLKNVERALTFEFVRQTKILKAGGKIERETRGFDEERGVTFSVRKKEWEADYGYINEPDLGIFHIGDLARSITIKESPTKMAVRLSQEYKIDQKTADQFVSTSVGLAKMFEVLVKATDIQTALSWTKGTISANWKTFEACGKDPEGITKIIKKLSEGRITDVEADIELKAYMAGRDACAIREQCGDLCKIIEKYLDANPEIVNEIKRNEKAINRVIGHVMKETGGKYSSADIVSETKNALCHRL, encoded by the coding sequence ATGAAGATCGGATTGGAAGTGCATGTGCAGCTTCCCACAAGATCGAAGATGTTCTGCTCTTGCCCGACGACGGATGCGGAAGCACCCAACACACACGTATGCCCTACATGTCTGGGTATGCCGGGCGTAAAGCCGGTGATGAACAAGAAGGCCGTTGAATACGGCATCAAATTGGCAAAGATGCTCAACTGTGAGATACCCGAAGTAATGTGGTTCTCCAGAAAGACATACTTCTACCCCGATATGAGCAAAGGGGTCCAGATCACCCAGTATGAGAACACCGTAGGAAAGAAGGGCATCTATTACGTAAACGGCGGCAGACCCATCCATATAACAAAGATACAGCTTGAGGAGGATCCCGGAAAGACAAAAAGGTTCGGCGACCAGTCCTCGCTCGTCGATTACAACAGAGCGGGAACACCTCTTACCGAGATAGTCACCGACCCCGACTTCAAGACCCCCGCCGAGGCCAGAGAATTCCTCAGACAGCTGATAGCCGATATCCGCCACACCATAGACCTTCCCGACGACGGGGAGAGAAGCATCAGGGCCGACTGCAACATCTCCGTCGGCGTGGAGAGGGTCGAAGTTAAGAACGTAAGCGGCCTGAAGAATGTGGAGAGGGCCCTGACCTTCGAGTTCGTAAGACAGACAAAGATCCTAAAGGCCGGCGGTAAGATAGAGAGGGAGACCAGAGGTTTCGATGAGGAAAGAGGTGTGACATTTTCGGTAAGGAAGAAAGAATGGGAAGCCGACTACGGATACATCAACGAACCGGATCTCGGAATATTCCACATCGGGGACCTTGCGAGATCCATAACGATAAAAGAAAGTCCGACGAAAATGGCCGTAAGACTGAGCCAAGAATACAAAATAGATCAGAAAACGGCCGACCAGTTCGTTTCCACATCCGTAGGTCTCGCAAAGATGTTCGAGGTCCTTGTAAAGGCGACCGATATTCAGACCGCATTGTCGTGGACCAAGGGTACCATAAGCGCAAATTGGAAGACCTTCGAAGCCTGCGGGAAGGATCCCGAGGGCATTACAAAGATCATAAAGAAACTCTCAGAAGGAAGGATCACCGATGTCGAAGCGGATATCGAGCTTAAGGCTTATATGGCAGGCAGGGACGCATGCGCGATCAGAGAGCAGTGCGGCGATCTCTGTAAGATCATCGAGAAGTATCTTGATGCCAACCCCGAGATCGTGAACGAGATCAAGAGGAACGAGAAAGCCATCAACCGCGTCATCGGCCACGTTATGAAAGAAACGGGCGGCAAATACTCCTCGGCGGACATAGTGTCAGAGACCAAGAATGCGTTGTGCCACCGGCTGTGA